In Virgibacillus sp. NKC19-16, a single genomic region encodes these proteins:
- the mfd gene encoding transcription-repair coupling factor — MKGIHNYLQSKEDIQSILGGVTSGMSEQLVAGLSGSARSLLVSLINESADKPILLVTHQLVQAQQLYDDLAEFAGEDDVHLYPVNELIASEIAIASPELRSQRIDSLTAWSKRESGILIAPVAALKRILPPPSYWSTYQLRFALGEAIDIEAYLSSLVDMGYARQGMVTTPGEFSVRGGIIDIYPITEEYPIRIELFDDEIDSIRYFDAETQRSLDKQQEVIVGPATELLLTDEDILSSAGRLENALADSLGKMTDVEAKETLSENMEQDIARLKNVEHFQEMYKYIGFLYENPASLLDYLPSNGLIIFDEMNRIQETATNLDTEEAEWYSSLLESNKMVRNSTFSFDWQSVWDNISHQRLYMSVFLRHIPNTQPQNIINLSSRVMQEFHGQMNLFKNELKRWEKGDYSVVILAPNKKRADKINSIFMDYDIEAAVTETPQLPVGIPTIAIGNISSGIEFPMHKLALITENELFKKRTKKPRRQQKVSNAERIQNYQELKVGDYVVHANHGVGKYLGIETLEVKDSHKDYMLIKYSGDDKLFVPIDQIDLVQKFVASEGKEPKLYKLGGSEWAKVKRKVQSSVEDIADDLIKLYAERQEKQGYAFSEDSEMQREFEASFPYQETDDQIRCIEEIKQDMERERPMDRLLCGDVGYGKTEVAIRAAFKAIADGKQVALLVPTTILGQQHFETIQERFQDHAVNIALLTRFRTKKQQTETLKGLKSGNVDIVIGTHRLLSKDVQYRDLGLLIVDEEQRFGVKHKEKIKQLKTNVDVLTLTATPIPRTLHMSMLGVRDLSVIETPPENRFPIQTYVMEYNPIFIRESIERELARGGQVFFLHNRVESIDKVARDVNMLVPDARVAVAHGQMNEAELENAMFGFLEGESDILVSTTIIETGVDIPNVNTLIVNNADYMGLSQLYQLRGRVGRSNRVAYAYFTYQKDKVLTEVSEKRLQAIKEFTELGSGFKIAMRDLSIRGTGNLLGAQQHGFIDSVGFDLYSQMLKDAIEARKAGKEVEDIQPFEPELTLDVDAYIPESYIKDEKQKIEIYKQFQAIESSEDIDDLKDELIDRFGDFPPEVEHLFAVASLKMYAKRERVESISEKNKKIELLVDENRSQQIDGAKLFELASSFGRGVQLGTENSKLKIIFKYTGDSRHGRYGTVENLVDKLQAVDREQ; from the coding sequence ATGAAAGGTATTCATAATTATTTACAATCAAAAGAAGATATACAATCAATTTTAGGTGGGGTTACCAGTGGTATGAGCGAACAGCTTGTTGCGGGCTTATCTGGATCTGCAAGAAGTCTGCTTGTTTCACTGATTAATGAATCTGCAGATAAGCCAATTTTGCTGGTAACACATCAATTAGTACAGGCGCAACAGCTATACGACGATTTAGCTGAATTTGCCGGGGAAGATGATGTCCATTTATACCCTGTGAATGAACTGATCGCTTCTGAAATTGCCATTGCCAGTCCGGAACTCAGGAGTCAACGGATCGATTCATTAACAGCCTGGTCGAAAAGGGAATCAGGTATTTTAATCGCGCCTGTAGCTGCATTAAAACGGATATTACCACCACCAAGCTACTGGAGCACATACCAATTAAGATTTGCGCTTGGAGAGGCGATTGATATTGAGGCGTACCTGTCATCATTAGTAGATATGGGATACGCGCGTCAGGGAATGGTTACAACACCCGGCGAATTTAGTGTTCGTGGCGGAATCATTGATATTTATCCGATAACAGAGGAATACCCGATACGTATAGAATTGTTTGATGATGAAATAGATTCTATACGGTATTTTGATGCGGAAACACAGCGCTCATTGGACAAACAGCAGGAAGTCATTGTCGGGCCGGCGACAGAACTACTACTGACAGACGAAGATATTCTTTCAAGCGCAGGGAGACTCGAGAATGCATTGGCAGACAGTTTAGGTAAAATGACAGATGTAGAAGCAAAAGAAACATTATCCGAAAACATGGAACAGGATATCGCACGCCTGAAGAATGTGGAGCATTTTCAAGAAATGTATAAATATATTGGATTCCTCTATGAAAATCCTGCTAGTTTGTTAGACTACCTCCCTTCCAATGGGTTGATTATTTTCGATGAAATGAACAGAATACAGGAAACAGCTACGAACCTGGATACGGAAGAAGCCGAGTGGTACAGCAGTCTACTCGAATCAAATAAAATGGTAAGAAATAGTACATTTTCCTTTGATTGGCAATCGGTATGGGACAATATCAGTCACCAACGGCTGTATATGTCTGTATTCTTGCGGCATATTCCAAATACACAACCGCAAAATATTATCAACCTTTCTTCTCGGGTCATGCAGGAATTCCATGGCCAAATGAATTTGTTTAAAAACGAGTTAAAGCGGTGGGAAAAAGGGGATTACTCTGTTGTCATTTTAGCCCCAAATAAAAAACGCGCGGATAAAATCAATTCTATTTTCATGGATTATGATATTGAAGCAGCAGTCACAGAAACCCCGCAACTGCCTGTAGGGATTCCTACGATAGCTATCGGTAATATCAGCAGTGGTATAGAATTCCCGATGCATAAACTGGCACTGATAACGGAAAATGAACTGTTCAAAAAACGAACTAAGAAGCCGAGAAGGCAGCAGAAAGTATCTAATGCTGAACGGATTCAGAATTATCAGGAACTAAAAGTGGGGGACTACGTTGTACATGCAAACCATGGTGTAGGTAAATATTTAGGGATTGAAACGCTGGAAGTTAAGGATTCACATAAAGATTATATGCTGATCAAGTATTCCGGCGATGATAAGCTTTTCGTTCCGATCGATCAAATTGATCTCGTTCAGAAATTTGTAGCTTCCGAGGGTAAAGAACCGAAGTTGTACAAATTAGGTGGATCAGAATGGGCGAAGGTGAAGCGAAAAGTACAGTCATCTGTTGAAGACATTGCGGATGATTTAATTAAGCTATACGCCGAAAGACAAGAAAAACAGGGGTATGCCTTTTCCGAAGACAGCGAGATGCAGCGTGAATTCGAAGCTTCGTTTCCGTATCAGGAAACCGATGACCAGATTCGCTGTATTGAAGAAATTAAGCAAGATATGGAAAGAGAACGCCCGATGGATCGACTGCTTTGTGGGGATGTTGGTTACGGGAAAACAGAGGTGGCGATACGTGCTGCGTTTAAAGCTATAGCGGATGGAAAGCAAGTCGCTCTTTTAGTACCGACAACTATCTTAGGCCAACAGCATTTTGAAACGATTCAAGAGCGCTTCCAGGATCATGCGGTCAACATCGCCCTCTTAACACGCTTTCGAACGAAGAAACAACAGACGGAAACATTAAAAGGGTTAAAATCAGGAAATGTTGATATCGTTATTGGTACCCATCGCTTATTATCCAAAGACGTGCAGTATCGTGATTTAGGACTGCTTATTGTTGACGAAGAACAGCGCTTTGGTGTGAAGCATAAGGAAAAAATTAAACAATTGAAGACCAATGTGGATGTGCTCACCTTAACAGCAACCCCAATTCCAAGAACCTTGCACATGTCCATGCTCGGGGTACGTGACTTATCTGTCATTGAGACACCACCTGAAAATCGTTTTCCGATTCAGACCTATGTGATGGAATACAACCCTATTTTCATCCGTGAATCGATTGAGCGGGAATTGGCACGCGGCGGCCAAGTATTCTTCCTGCACAATCGGGTGGAAAGTATTGATAAGGTTGCTAGGGATGTCAATATGCTCGTTCCGGATGCCAGAGTAGCGGTCGCACATGGACAGATGAATGAGGCTGAACTGGAAAACGCTATGTTTGGGTTTTTAGAAGGTGAATCTGATATATTGGTTAGCACAACCATTATCGAAACAGGTGTCGATATTCCAAATGTGAATACACTAATCGTGAATAATGCAGATTATATGGGGCTGAGTCAGCTTTATCAGCTGCGTGGCCGTGTGGGGCGTTCCAATCGCGTCGCATATGCGTACTTTACCTATCAAAAAGATAAAGTACTCACAGAGGTATCTGAAAAGCGTCTGCAAGCCATTAAGGAATTTACGGAGTTAGGTTCCGGCTTTAAAATTGCGATGCGTGATCTGTCCATTCGTGGAACCGGGAACTTACTGGGAGCCCAGCAGCATGGATTTATCGACTCTGTCGGGTTTGATTTGTATTCACAAATGCTCAAAGATGCCATCGAAGCTCGTAAAGCCGGGAAAGAGGTGGAAGACATACAACCCTTTGAACCTGAGCTCACATTGGATGTGGATGCTTATATCCCGGAATCCTATATTAAAGACGAGAAACAGAAAATTGAAATCTATAAACAATTTCAAGCCATTGAATCTTCGGAGGATATTGATGATCTAAAGGATGAATTAATCGATCGGTTCGGCGATTTCCCGCCGGAAGTGGAGCATTTATTTGCCGTAGCTTCCTTGAAAATGTATGCCAAACGAGAACGTGTCGAATCCATTAGTGAAAAGAATAAAAAAATCGAGCTGCTTGTGGATGAAAATCGAAGTCAGCAAATCGACGGAGCAAAATTATTCGAGCTTGCCAGTAGCTTTGGACGAGGTGTGCAATTAGGGACAGAGAATAGTAAATTGAAAATAATCTTTAAATATACGGGTGATTCCCGCCACGGGCGCTACGGGACCGTAGAAAATCTGGTTGATAAGTTGCAAGCAGTGGATAGAGAACAATAA
- a CDS encoding ribose-phosphate diphosphokinase has protein sequence MASSYKDPSLKVFTLNSNRQLAEEIADHIGTSLGECTVKHFSDGEIQINIEESVRGHDVYVVQSTSAPVNQHMMELLIMIDALKRASARSINIVMPYYGYARQDRKARAREPITAKLVADLLETAGTDRVITLDLHAPQIQGFFDVPIDHLQGVPILAEYFKEKNLDDIIVVSPDHGGVTRARKMADRLKAPIGIIDKRRPRPNVAEVMNIVGNIEGKTAILIDDIIDTAGTMTLAANALVENGAKEVYACSTHPVLSPPAIDRIDNSQLKELIVTNSIPIPEEKRSEKITELSVAPLIGEAIIRVHELQSVSILFD, from the coding sequence ATGGCGTCTAGCTATAAGGATCCATCTTTAAAAGTATTCACATTGAATTCAAACCGCCAGTTAGCAGAGGAAATAGCGGATCATATTGGAACATCACTTGGAGAATGCACAGTCAAGCATTTCAGTGATGGTGAAATTCAGATTAATATCGAAGAAAGTGTTCGTGGGCATGACGTCTATGTCGTACAATCAACAAGCGCTCCGGTTAATCAGCACATGATGGAACTGCTGATTATGATCGATGCATTAAAACGAGCATCAGCAAGGTCTATTAATATTGTTATGCCATATTATGGTTATGCAAGGCAAGATAGAAAGGCAAGGGCACGTGAACCAATCACCGCTAAGCTAGTAGCAGACTTACTTGAAACTGCTGGGACAGATCGTGTTATAACACTTGATTTACATGCACCACAAATACAAGGCTTTTTCGATGTACCAATCGACCATCTCCAGGGTGTTCCCATCCTTGCAGAATACTTTAAGGAGAAAAACCTTGACGATATTATCGTTGTGTCCCCGGATCATGGCGGGGTGACACGAGCAAGGAAGATGGCAGATCGGCTAAAGGCACCAATAGGTATAATCGATAAACGTCGCCCGCGTCCGAATGTTGCTGAGGTTATGAATATTGTGGGTAATATCGAAGGCAAGACAGCAATCTTAATTGATGATATCATAGATACAGCTGGAACCATGACATTAGCAGCGAATGCTTTAGTCGAAAACGGTGCTAAAGAGGTATATGCGTGTTCTACACATCCAGTATTGTCTCCCCCGGCAATTGATCGAATTGATAACTCACAACTAAAAGAATTAATTGTTACAAATTCGATACCAATACCGGAAGAAAAACGCAGTGAAAAAATCACCGAATTGTCTGTTGCACCACTTATCGGAGAAGCAATTATACGTGTCCATGAATTGCAATCTGTGAGTATCCTGTTTGATTAA
- the spoVT gene encoding stage V sporulation protein T codes for MKATGIVRRIDDLGRVVIPKEIRRTLRIREGDPLEIFVDREGEVILKKYSPINELGHFAKEYAEALFDSLQSPVLICDRDEVIAIAGESKKDYLNKNIGSEMTKTIEDRSQVFETETSNVEVIDGNEQELNSYCISPIIANGDPIGCVMIFSKEEKLSNVEQKAVETAASFLARQME; via the coding sequence ATGAAAGCAACAGGTATTGTACGACGTATTGATGATTTAGGCAGGGTAGTTATTCCAAAGGAAATTAGAAGAACACTGCGCATCCGTGAAGGGGATCCACTGGAAATATTCGTGGATAGAGAAGGCGAAGTTATTCTAAAAAAGTATTCACCAATTAACGAATTAGGCCACTTCGCAAAGGAATATGCAGAAGCATTATTTGATTCCCTGCAATCCCCAGTCCTAATCTGTGACCGGGACGAAGTAATCGCTATTGCTGGGGAATCAAAAAAGGACTATTTAAATAAAAATATTGGATCTGAAATGACAAAAACAATTGAAGACCGCTCACAGGTTTTTGAAACAGAAACAAGCAATGTAGAGGTCATAGATGGAAACGAACAGGAACTTAATTCCTATTGTATTAGCCCAATCATCGCAAACGGAGATCCAATTGGCTGTGTTATGATATTTTCCAAAGAAGAGAAATTAAGCAATGTCGAGCAAAAAGCAGTCGAAACAGCCGCAAGCTTTTTGGCTAGGCAGATGGAGTAA
- the pth gene encoding aminoacyl-tRNA hydrolase produces the protein MKCIVGLGNPGKKFKDTRHNVGFMVIEELLKRHHWKLNKKKFNGKYAIEPIQGEKVILLEPQTYMNLSGQSIRPLMDYYHMDVEDVLVIYDDLDLPPGKIRLRQKGGHGGHNGIRSTIDHLGTKEFKRLRIGIGRPTTQVPVIDYVLGSFSKEQQEDVNKSIKNAADACESWLEKPFLEVMNEYNA, from the coding sequence ATGAAGTGTATTGTTGGGTTAGGTAATCCAGGGAAAAAATTTAAAGATACTCGTCATAATGTTGGATTTATGGTCATAGAGGAATTACTAAAGCGGCATCATTGGAAGTTAAATAAGAAGAAGTTTAATGGTAAATACGCCATCGAGCCTATTCAAGGTGAAAAGGTTATTCTCCTTGAGCCACAGACATATATGAATCTGTCAGGGCAATCGATCAGGCCCTTAATGGATTATTATCATATGGATGTAGAAGATGTCCTTGTTATCTATGATGATCTTGATCTACCTCCAGGCAAAATCCGGTTAAGGCAAAAAGGCGGACATGGCGGTCATAATGGGATCAGATCAACCATTGATCACTTAGGAACGAAAGAATTTAAACGTCTTCGCATCGGAATCGGCAGACCAACAACGCAAGTTCCTGTCATTGACTATGTCCTGGGATCTTTTTCAAAAGAACAACAGGAAGATGTAAACAAAAGCATTAAGAATGCAGCAGATGCCTGTGAAAGCTGGCTGGAAAAACCTTTTCTTGAAGTAATGAATGAATATAATGCCTAA
- a CDS encoding 50S ribosomal protein L25/general stress protein Ctc has product MAVKLQATKRDDLTKSATKEIRNSGRVPAVVYGKEKDSKSIFVNSIELVKTVRDEGRNAIISLDIENDNAVDVMLHEYQMDPLKDDVLHADFYIVNMAEEMDVEVALRLEGEAQGSKDGGVLQQPLYELQVRAKPRDIPEEISVNIESLEVGDSITIADLPKAANYEFLEDEDTTIATILTPDTLDDVEESPDENAEPELVDGKDDEEK; this is encoded by the coding sequence ATGGCAGTAAAATTACAAGCAACGAAAAGGGACGACCTAACAAAATCTGCAACGAAAGAAATTAGGAATAGCGGCAGAGTACCTGCTGTTGTTTATGGTAAGGAAAAAGACTCTAAGTCCATTTTTGTTAATAGCATTGAACTCGTTAAAACCGTTCGCGATGAAGGAAGAAACGCTATTATCTCCCTAGATATTGAAAATGATAATGCAGTTGATGTCATGTTGCATGAATATCAAATGGATCCACTTAAAGACGATGTATTGCATGCAGATTTCTATATTGTAAACATGGCAGAAGAAATGGATGTTGAAGTAGCCTTACGTCTAGAAGGTGAAGCTCAAGGATCAAAAGATGGTGGAGTATTACAACAGCCGTTATATGAACTGCAGGTTCGTGCAAAACCAAGAGACATTCCTGAGGAAATTTCCGTAAACATCGAATCACTGGAAGTTGGTGACAGTATAACCATTGCTGACCTACCAAAAGCGGCAAATTATGAGTTTCTTGAAGATGAAGACACAACAATTGCTACAATACTAACACCAGACACATTGGATGACGTAGAAGAATCACCAGATGAAAACGCAGAGCCTGAATTAGTAGATGGTAAGGACGACGAAGAGAAATAA
- the yabP gene encoding sporulation protein YabP, which translates to MNNYYDKNENVTRVQKDHYVKLNNRKNLEITGVKEVDSFDNEEFLLETVMGYLIIRGQNLQLQNLDVGDGVVSIKGKIYELSYVDEQQQEKAKGFFSKLFR; encoded by the coding sequence ATGAATAACTACTATGATAAAAATGAAAACGTGACACGTGTGCAAAAAGATCATTATGTAAAATTGAATAACCGTAAAAACCTGGAAATTACTGGTGTTAAGGAAGTAGATAGCTTTGATAATGAAGAATTTTTACTGGAAACGGTGATGGGATATTTAATTATCCGCGGGCAAAACCTGCAGCTGCAAAATCTTGATGTTGGGGACGGCGTCGTTTCGATTAAAGGTAAAATCTATGAGCTTTCCTATGTGGATGAGCAGCAACAGGAGAAAGCTAAAGGATTCTTTAGCAAGCTATTCAGATGA
- a CDS encoding anti-sigma-F factor Fin family protein has protein sequence MAIVYKCRHCGNEIGKLEEKMVDTSLLGFDQLSTKDKKEMIHYTDNGDVHIQAICENCEETLGHHPHYHELDFFIQ, from the coding sequence ATGGCTATTGTTTATAAATGCAGGCATTGCGGTAATGAGATCGGAAAGTTAGAAGAAAAAATGGTTGACACATCCCTCTTAGGGTTTGACCAATTATCAACGAAGGACAAAAAAGAAATGATACATTATACGGATAATGGAGATGTTCACATTCAAGCAATTTGTGAAAACTGTGAAGAGACGCTGGGACATCATCCACACTATCATGAACTTGATTTTTTCATACAATAA
- a CDS encoding putative polysaccharide biosynthesis protein: MDRNETNKLVKGALLLTIAGLISKILSAGYRIPLQNMTGDIGFYIYQQVYPILGIAMVFALYGFPSAISKMAVDLKAEGKLLSFTSFYIPIFIILFGINGALFLFLFFNAPLLAEWVGDENLANTYRFAAFAFLLIPFSALLRGVFQGNYHMKPTAYSQIGEQFIRVLIIITASVVVAVQGQHFYEIGHAAALASILGSATAILILALFFIKERPVMRETSKVPWNYYVRTILTLGMVAALNHMVLLVIQFADTFTLIPSLMNYGFTQIEAMEAKGVFDRGQPLIQLGTVLGSSFALALVPSLSKQKLEKAPDTFYHYIRGAMLFSFYLATGATIGLIAIFSEANVLLFQNDQGTVDLQILVVSILLCSLAITASAILQSVGYLKRTAGFIAIAFFIKWISNQLLVPWFGITGSAVATVFSLLVLCGLVLFELKRKLPGLHFFRQINIGALVKATLAMVIYLIVVEAIFSQVAVSTRIGLLLYIVFIAITGGIIFIYCLLRWRAFTARELAMLPFAHVFIRIHKGRKTNE, from the coding sequence ATGGACCGGAATGAAACGAATAAGTTAGTTAAGGGGGCTTTGTTGCTGACAATAGCCGGGTTGATCAGTAAAATCCTAAGTGCCGGCTACCGGATTCCCCTACAAAATATGACAGGAGATATCGGTTTTTATATTTACCAGCAGGTGTATCCTATTCTTGGGATCGCAATGGTTTTTGCATTATATGGCTTTCCGTCAGCGATATCAAAAATGGCGGTAGACCTAAAAGCGGAGGGGAAACTTCTTTCGTTCACAAGCTTTTATATCCCCATTTTTATCATTCTATTTGGAATCAATGGGGCATTATTTCTTTTTTTATTTTTTAATGCGCCTTTACTTGCTGAATGGGTAGGGGACGAAAATTTGGCGAATACGTACCGGTTTGCGGCGTTTGCCTTTTTATTGATTCCTTTCTCTGCTTTATTAAGAGGGGTTTTTCAAGGGAATTATCATATGAAGCCAACAGCCTATTCGCAAATCGGAGAACAGTTTATTCGAGTTTTGATCATTATTACAGCCTCGGTTGTTGTTGCCGTTCAGGGGCAACATTTTTATGAAATTGGACATGCTGCTGCGCTTGCATCGATACTAGGTTCTGCGACGGCTATTCTGATTCTGGCTTTGTTTTTTATCAAAGAAAGGCCTGTTATGCGGGAAACATCTAAAGTCCCGTGGAATTATTATGTGCGGACGATTTTAACATTGGGGATGGTTGCTGCTTTAAATCATATGGTGCTACTGGTGATCCAATTCGCCGATACATTTACGCTGATCCCCAGTTTAATGAATTACGGTTTCACACAGATAGAAGCCATGGAGGCAAAAGGCGTGTTTGATCGCGGACAGCCTTTAATCCAGCTTGGGACGGTCTTGGGATCATCTTTTGCGCTTGCACTTGTGCCAAGCCTTTCGAAGCAAAAGTTGGAAAAAGCCCCGGATACGTTTTATCATTACATACGTGGTGCCATGTTGTTCAGTTTTTATTTAGCCACTGGTGCCACAATAGGATTAATTGCTATCTTCTCTGAAGCGAATGTATTATTGTTTCAAAATGATCAAGGAACGGTTGATTTACAAATACTTGTCGTGTCCATACTGCTTTGCTCGTTGGCGATTACGGCGTCAGCTATTCTGCAAAGCGTGGGATATCTGAAACGAACAGCTGGTTTTATAGCAATCGCATTCTTTATCAAATGGATTAGCAATCAGTTGTTGGTTCCATGGTTTGGAATAACAGGTAGTGCTGTCGCAACTGTGTTCAGCTTACTTGTGTTATGTGGGCTTGTACTTTTTGAATTGAAAAGGAAATTGCCGGGCCTGCATTTTTTCAGGCAAATTAATATAGGTGCGCTGGTAAAAGCTACACTGGCAATGGTTATTTATCTTATTGTCGTAGAGGCTATCTTTTCCCAGGTTGCTGTATCAACACGCATTGGGTTACTGCTTTATATCGTGTTTATCGCGATAACGGGTGGAATTATCTTTATCTATTGCCTGTTAAGATGGCGAGCTTTTACAGCAAGGGAATTAGCCATGCTGCCATTTGCACATGTTTTCATTCGTATCCACAAAGGGAGGAAGACAAATGAGTAA
- the mazG gene encoding nucleoside triphosphate pyrophosphohydrolase: MSKIEIIGLGASDMDQLSLGIYKKLKHTQGVVYTRTIDHPVIRSLKQEGVSFEAFDHVYETEEQFANVYHIIVDTLIEKAKDTPIIYTLPGHPMLAEKTVQLLLEQKEVEVEIAGGQSYLDDLFTVLKIDPIDGFQFIDGTSFERSQLNYRQHTVFCQVYDPFIASEVKLALLEDLPADYEITVVEAAGSTHEMIRTVPLEDLDRSMEVSNLTSVYVPPAPAALLNHTFTRLRETIATLRSPNGCPWDKVQTHESLRQYAIEEVYELIDAIDNQDEENIIEELGDILLQVMLHSQIGEDDGYFNIDDVIGSITDKMIHRHPHVFADTTVESVDDVYKNWDELKKEEKGQQRKSMLDGVPKHLPSLSKAFKLQKKAAKVGFGWDDVSDIWNKLDEEVTEARDAINAEDNTEIEKEFGDVLFVLANLTRYYKINPEIALNQTNQKFISRFSYIEEQLSTQRKDMESTTLEEMDALWDQAKEGE; encoded by the coding sequence ATGAGTAAAATTGAAATAATTGGATTAGGTGCTAGTGATATGGATCAGCTGTCTCTAGGCATTTATAAAAAATTGAAGCATACGCAAGGTGTTGTCTATACACGAACCATCGATCACCCGGTTATTCGTTCATTAAAGCAAGAGGGCGTCAGCTTCGAGGCCTTTGATCATGTTTATGAGACAGAAGAGCAGTTTGCAAATGTTTATCACATAATAGTGGATACCTTAATCGAAAAAGCGAAGGACACACCTATTATTTACACCCTCCCTGGTCACCCGATGCTTGCTGAGAAAACGGTACAGTTGTTACTTGAGCAAAAAGAGGTCGAAGTAGAAATTGCTGGTGGACAGAGCTATTTGGATGATTTATTTACAGTTCTGAAAATCGATCCAATCGATGGGTTCCAATTTATAGATGGTACGTCCTTTGAACGCAGTCAGCTTAATTATCGGCAACACACTGTATTTTGTCAGGTGTATGATCCGTTTATAGCATCAGAAGTGAAACTTGCGCTGCTGGAAGATTTGCCGGCAGATTATGAGATTACAGTAGTGGAAGCGGCCGGAAGTACGCATGAGATGATCCGGACAGTTCCTTTAGAAGATCTTGATCGCTCTATGGAAGTTAGTAATTTAACAAGTGTCTATGTACCGCCAGCTCCTGCTGCGCTACTGAATCACACGTTCACAAGATTACGAGAGACTATTGCAACATTGCGAAGTCCAAATGGCTGCCCGTGGGATAAGGTGCAGACACATGAATCTTTACGCCAGTATGCGATTGAAGAAGTGTATGAATTAATCGATGCAATTGATAATCAAGATGAGGAAAACATCATCGAAGAGCTCGGGGATATTCTCTTGCAGGTCATGCTTCATAGCCAAATAGGGGAAGATGATGGCTATTTCAATATTGATGATGTGATAGGTTCCATTACGGATAAGATGATCCACCGTCATCCACATGTATTTGCAGATACTACGGTTGAATCGGTCGATGATGTTTATAAGAATTGGGACGAATTGAAGAAAGAGGAAAAAGGGCAACAGCGCAAATCTATGCTCGATGGTGTTCCGAAGCATCTTCCATCCTTATCAAAAGCGTTTAAACTCCAGAAAAAAGCAGCCAAAGTCGGTTTCGGGTGGGATGACGTGAGTGATATTTGGAATAAGCTGGATGAGGAAGTAACAGAAGCCCGGGATGCCATCAATGCAGAGGACAACACGGAAATTGAGAAAGAATTCGGGGATGTACTATTTGTACTTGCGAATCTAACAAGGTATTATAAAATAAACCCGGAAATTGCGTTAAATCAAACTAATCAGAAGTTTATCTCCCGTTTTTCCTATATCGAAGAACAATTAAGTACGCAAAGAAAAGATATGGAGAGCACTACACTAGAAGAAATGGACGCATTGTGGGATCAGGCAAAAGAAGGAGAGTGA
- a CDS encoding RNA-binding S4 domain-containing protein, translating to MRLDKFLKISRLIKRRTMAKEVADQGRITINGNKAKSSSTVEAGDELVIKFGQKLVTLQVNNLRENVKKDEAETLYKVIKEEQNE from the coding sequence ATGCGATTAGATAAATTTTTAAAAATATCCCGATTAATTAAGCGACGGACCATGGCGAAGGAAGTTGCCGATCAAGGGCGGATTACGATTAACGGCAACAAAGCCAAATCCTCATCAACGGTAGAGGCAGGCGATGAGCTTGTGATCAAATTCGGACAAAAGCTTGTGACACTTCAGGTTAATAACTTAAGAGAAAATGTGAAAAAAGATGAAGCAGAGACGCTATATAAAGTAATCAAAGAAGAGCAAAATGAATAG
- a CDS encoding CsbD family protein encodes MSNGNSDKVKGKVSKIKGEIKDQVGNLTDNKKMQGSGKKDKVKGSVQDASGETKNEENDAKESDQDNRVD; translated from the coding sequence TTGAGTAATGGAAATTCAGACAAAGTAAAAGGTAAAGTGAGTAAAATAAAAGGTGAAATAAAAGATCAAGTAGGTAATCTAACAGATAATAAGAAAATGCAGGGGAGCGGCAAAAAGGATAAAGTAAAAGGATCTGTACAGGACGCTTCTGGTGAAACAAAGAATGAAGAAAATGATGCCAAGGAGAGCGATCAGGATAATCGAGTAGACTAA